Proteins from one Chitinophaga oryzae genomic window:
- a CDS encoding nucleotide sugar dehydrogenase, which yields MNQETRIAIIGLGYVGLPLAVEFAKKYKTFGFDINKARIAELMSGSDHTLEVAEDDLKKVITADPEAATGLFCTNELEAIKSANYFIVTVPTPVDKHNRPDLTPLYRASETVGKVLKKGDTVIYESTVYPGVTEDECVPVLEKVSGLRFNTDFFAGYSPERINPGDKEHTVTKILKVTSGSTPEVAEKVDQLYKSIIVAGTFKATSIKVAEAAKVIENAQRDINIAFVNELAKIFNLLEIDTADVLAAAGTKWNFLKFRPGLVGGHCIGVDPYYLAQKAQEAGYHPEIILAGRRVNDGIGAYVAHELVRLMIKKEVRVKGSNILVLGVTFKENCPDVRNTKVVDILNTLKGYDVNISICDPWADPADVKHEYNWDCMKSVNTENKFDAVLLAVAHNEFSELNIKSMCKDNAVIYDVKGILPKELVDARL from the coding sequence ATGAATCAGGAAACTAGGATTGCAATCATTGGACTAGGTTACGTAGGATTGCCTTTAGCAGTGGAATTTGCGAAAAAATATAAAACTTTTGGCTTTGATATCAATAAAGCCAGGATCGCAGAATTAATGAGCGGATCAGACCATACGCTGGAAGTAGCGGAAGATGATCTGAAAAAAGTAATCACCGCCGATCCGGAAGCCGCTACAGGACTTTTTTGTACCAATGAACTGGAGGCCATTAAATCAGCGAATTACTTTATTGTTACCGTGCCTACACCGGTAGACAAACATAACCGGCCCGATCTTACACCGCTGTACCGGGCCAGTGAAACAGTGGGTAAGGTGCTGAAGAAAGGGGATACTGTCATTTATGAATCCACCGTGTATCCCGGTGTGACCGAAGATGAATGCGTACCCGTGCTGGAGAAAGTATCCGGACTGCGGTTTAATACCGATTTTTTTGCAGGCTATTCCCCTGAACGTATTAACCCGGGCGATAAGGAACACACTGTTACCAAAATTCTGAAAGTAACCTCCGGTTCTACTCCTGAAGTGGCGGAAAAGGTGGACCAGTTGTATAAATCAATCATTGTTGCCGGTACATTTAAAGCCACTTCCATTAAGGTGGCGGAAGCCGCGAAGGTAATTGAGAATGCACAGCGTGATATCAATATTGCCTTCGTAAATGAACTGGCTAAGATATTTAACCTCCTCGAAATCGATACTGCAGATGTACTGGCTGCTGCCGGTACGAAATGGAACTTTCTGAAGTTCAGGCCGGGCCTGGTGGGAGGGCACTGTATTGGTGTTGACCCTTATTACCTGGCCCAAAAAGCACAGGAAGCCGGTTATCATCCTGAGATCATCCTGGCTGGCCGTCGCGTAAATGACGGTATCGGTGCTTATGTGGCGCACGAACTCGTAAGACTGATGATCAAGAAAGAAGTCCGTGTAAAAGGCTCCAATATCCTCGTGCTCGGCGTTACGTTTAAAGAAAACTGCCCGGACGTACGTAATACCAAAGTGGTAGATATTCTCAATACACTGAAAGGCTACGATGTTAATATTTCCATTTGCGATCCGTGGGCCGATCCCGCAGATGTAAAACATGAATACAACTGGGATTGCATGAAGTCCGTCAACACTGAAAATAAATTTGACGCAGTGTTGCTGGCAGTGGCACATAATGAGTTCAGCGAACTGAACATAAAATCGATGTGTAAGGACAATGCGGTGATCTATGATGTTAAAGGCATTTTGCCCAAAGAACTGGTAGACGCAAGACTCTAA